The Methylomonas koyamae genome has a segment encoding these proteins:
- the pilV gene encoding type IV pilus modification protein PilV, whose amino-acid sequence MHQPLMIIPTKQFAASSQQHCARQSGSSLIEVLVTMLIVAIGLLGYAGLLATTVKNNNSAFLRSQATFLANDVLERLRLNRTTAITGNCNVAFGAAPPNAPNTLTNCAAALRSDLGDWKNTVSAVLPAGDASLSVNNTGAAVINVQWDEDGDGVVTSFSTRSLI is encoded by the coding sequence ATGCACCAACCCCTGATGATTATCCCAACAAAACAGTTTGCAGCATCGAGTCAACAGCACTGTGCGCGGCAGTCGGGCAGCAGCTTGATCGAAGTATTAGTTACAATGCTGATCGTTGCAATCGGTTTGCTCGGCTACGCAGGATTGTTGGCTACAACGGTAAAAAACAATAATTCCGCTTTTTTACGGAGCCAAGCCACCTTTTTAGCCAACGACGTATTGGAACGGCTCAGACTAAACCGCACAACTGCGATAACCGGCAATTGCAACGTCGCATTCGGTGCGGCTCCGCCGAACGCTCCCAACACCTTGACCAATTGTGCCGCGGCGTTACGCTCCGATCTGGGCGACTGGAAGAATACCGTCAGTGCTGTCCTACCAGCCGGCGACGCTAGCCTGTCCGTCAACAATACCGGAGCCGCGGTCATCAACGTGCAGTGGGACGAAGACGGCGATGGCGTCGTGACCAGCTTTTCGACCCGTAGCCTGATATGA
- a CDS encoding GspH/FimT family pseudopilin, with product MKSKSAPLLGFTLVELIIVVAIVGILAAVAIPSFTSAIRSSRLTSTANQLVTALNYTRNEAIKRGQIVVAAKTGSQWENGWQVFIDVDRSSNANKNTFNDDGDGNLCESDEDCVLRVYEALPANFTLRSNSFTDYIHYKPTGDSNTQGSFAICDNNDGNNIPEPRTSRLVVIGPTGRVGQGRDSDNDGIPEKSDLASELSSCTNP from the coding sequence ATGAAAAGCAAATCGGCGCCATTGCTCGGCTTTACCCTCGTAGAGTTGATCATAGTAGTCGCCATCGTCGGCATCCTGGCCGCGGTGGCGATTCCCAGCTTTACGTCTGCGATCCGCAGCAGTCGTCTGACCTCCACCGCCAACCAGCTAGTTACCGCGCTGAACTACACCCGCAACGAAGCGATAAAGCGCGGCCAAATCGTCGTTGCAGCGAAAACCGGCAGCCAATGGGAAAACGGCTGGCAAGTATTTATCGATGTGGATCGGTCTAGCAATGCGAACAAAAATACCTTTAACGACGATGGTGACGGTAACCTTTGCGAATCGGACGAAGATTGCGTATTACGTGTCTACGAAGCACTCCCGGCAAATTTCACGTTACGCTCCAACAGTTTCACTGATTACATCCATTACAAACCGACCGGTGATAGCAATACACAAGGCTCCTTTGCGATTTGCGACAATAACGACGGCAACAACATCCCGGAACCCAGAACTTCGCGCTTGGTTGTAATCGGGCCTACCGGACGTGTTGGTCAAGGGCGGGACAGCGACAACGACGGCATACCGGAAAAGAGCGACTTAGCCAGCGAACTCAGTTCATGCACCAACCCCTGA
- a CDS encoding response regulator has product MATILAVDDSASMRQMVAFTLKGAGFSVVEAVDGVDALNKAKAQAFDCVVTDVNMPNKDGIELIRELRALPNYKFTPMLMLTTEAGADKKQQGKDAGATGWIVKPFNPDQLLKTIKKVMG; this is encoded by the coding sequence GTGGCAACGATTCTTGCCGTAGACGATTCGGCATCGATGAGACAAATGGTGGCGTTTACCTTGAAGGGGGCTGGCTTCAGCGTGGTGGAGGCCGTCGATGGTGTGGACGCTTTGAATAAAGCCAAGGCACAGGCTTTCGATTGTGTGGTGACCGACGTCAATATGCCGAACAAAGACGGAATCGAATTGATCAGGGAATTGCGCGCGCTGCCCAACTACAAATTCACGCCGATGCTGATGTTAACCACCGAGGCCGGCGCGGATAAAAAACAACAGGGCAAGGATGCCGGCGCCACCGGATGGATCGTTAAGCCGTTCAATCCCGACCAGTTGCTGAAAACGATCAAGAAGGTAATGGGTTAA
- a CDS encoding chemotaxis protein CheA has protein sequence MTIDMAQFHQVFFEESFEGLDAMESGLLHMDIGDVDAEDINTIFRAAHSIKGGSGTFGFTAVSDFTHVMETLLDEMRDGRRKVTQPAVDVLLGSVDCLRDMLQSIRDGAEIDQATVSAHKLALDNELHNPGAETKPVAVAEPSSARQAVSSDAGEALEISGWTIAFSPHLHLLKTGNEPVRMFRELAALGELTTTVDLQGLPSLYDLDPEECHLSWKLQVSGNIPAGEIDEIFDWVEDDCDLAKQPSYRANRPAAAPAQETHGTGSAAADAVPATQSAENAAEIENQPTDAKPAKKEEAKAAGKGSSSIRVDTAKIDTLINMVGELVITQSMLSLLGDHFEMNKLDQLKNGLSQLERHTRELQESVMNIRMLPISFVFSRFPRLAHDISAKLGKKIELKLVGENTEVDKTVVELLSDPLVHLVRNSLDHGIELPEVRIAAGKPETGTVTLEAYHRGGNIVIEVSDDGKGLDKDKLRAKAIEKGLIDADAVLTEKQTYELIFMPGFSTAEKLTDISGRGVGMDVVRRNILALGGDIEILSELGKGSTIAIHLPLTLAILDGQSIAVGDETYILPLGSIIESLHIKEDRINRVAGKGEAFLLRGQYLPIVRIHEIFKVPGAKTTKLTEGLIVVVEGQGVRCGLFVDDLLGQQQVVIKSLEANYRRIEGVSGATILGDGSVALILDIPGLVRLANQ, from the coding sequence ATGACAATCGATATGGCGCAATTCCATCAGGTGTTCTTCGAGGAAAGTTTCGAAGGGCTGGATGCGATGGAATCCGGTTTGCTGCACATGGATATCGGCGACGTCGACGCCGAGGATATCAACACGATCTTTCGCGCCGCCCATTCGATAAAAGGTGGGAGCGGAACATTCGGCTTTACCGCGGTTTCGGATTTTACCCACGTCATGGAGACCTTGCTCGACGAGATGCGGGACGGCCGGCGCAAGGTTACCCAGCCGGCCGTCGATGTTTTGCTCGGCTCGGTGGATTGTTTACGCGACATGTTGCAGTCCATCCGCGACGGCGCGGAAATCGATCAAGCCACCGTCTCGGCGCACAAGTTGGCGCTGGACAATGAATTGCATAATCCCGGTGCCGAGACGAAGCCTGTCGCCGTGGCAGAGCCGTCGTCCGCCCGCCAGGCAGTGTCGAGCGATGCTGGCGAAGCATTGGAAATCAGCGGCTGGACGATCGCATTCAGCCCGCATCTGCATCTACTGAAAACCGGTAACGAACCGGTCAGGATGTTCAGAGAGTTGGCCGCTTTGGGGGAGTTGACGACCACGGTCGATTTACAAGGCTTGCCCAGCTTGTACGATCTCGATCCGGAAGAATGCCATCTGTCATGGAAATTGCAGGTGTCCGGAAATATTCCGGCCGGGGAAATCGACGAGATATTCGATTGGGTCGAAGACGACTGCGATTTGGCCAAACAGCCGAGCTATCGGGCGAACCGGCCGGCGGCGGCACCTGCGCAAGAAACGCATGGAACCGGCAGCGCTGCGGCCGATGCGGTTCCGGCAACTCAATCTGCAGAAAACGCAGCCGAAATCGAGAACCAGCCAACGGATGCGAAACCGGCTAAAAAGGAAGAGGCTAAAGCCGCCGGCAAAGGTTCCAGTTCGATTCGGGTCGATACCGCCAAGATCGACACCTTAATCAATATGGTCGGCGAATTAGTGATTACCCAATCGATGCTGAGCTTGTTGGGCGACCATTTCGAGATGAACAAGCTCGACCAGTTAAAAAACGGCCTGTCGCAGTTGGAACGCCATACCCGCGAGCTGCAGGAAAGCGTGATGAATATCCGGATGTTGCCGATCAGCTTCGTGTTCAGCCGCTTCCCGCGCTTGGCGCATGATATTAGCGCTAAGCTCGGTAAAAAAATCGAGCTGAAACTGGTTGGCGAGAATACCGAAGTGGATAAAACCGTGGTGGAGTTACTGAGCGATCCGTTGGTACACCTGGTTCGCAACAGTCTGGACCATGGCATCGAGCTGCCCGAAGTCCGCATCGCGGCCGGTAAGCCGGAAACCGGCACCGTTACGCTGGAGGCCTACCACCGCGGCGGCAACATCGTGATAGAAGTATCGGACGACGGCAAAGGATTGGATAAAGACAAGTTACGCGCCAAAGCCATTGAGAAAGGCTTGATCGATGCCGACGCCGTGCTGACCGAGAAACAAACCTACGAATTGATCTTCATGCCCGGCTTTTCGACGGCGGAAAAATTGACCGATATTTCCGGCCGCGGCGTCGGTATGGATGTGGTGCGGCGCAACATTCTGGCTTTGGGCGGCGATATCGAAATTTTATCCGAGTTGGGAAAGGGCTCGACCATTGCCATCCACTTGCCGCTGACGCTGGCGATCTTGGACGGCCAATCGATTGCCGTGGGTGACGAAACCTACATATTGCCGCTGGGCTCGATCATCGAATCGTTGCATATCAAGGAGGATAGGATTAACCGGGTGGCCGGCAAAGGCGAAGCCTTTTTGCTGCGTGGCCAATACCTGCCTATCGTCCGCATCCACGAGATTTTCAAAGTGCCAGGCGCCAAAACCACCAAGTTGACGGAAGGCCTGATCGTCGTCGTCGAAGGCCAAGGCGTACGCTGCGGCTTGTTTGTCGACGATTTACTCGGCCAGCAGCAAGTGGTGATCAAATCGCTCGAAGCCAATTACCGGCGTATCGAAGGCGTCTCCGGCGCGACCATCTTGGGCGACGGTTCGGTGGCGTTGATCCTGGATATACCGGGTTTGGTGCGCCTGGCTAACCAATAA
- a CDS encoding chemotaxis protein CheW has protein sequence MEQQDLKQAESDLQFLSFTLGREEYGVDILRVQEIRSWEPVSRIPNVPAYEKGVVNLRGAIVPIIDLRERFQLGHSPYTPLTVVVVLQAREADKTRIMGVVVDSVSDVVDVNRKSIQSAPDFGSKVSTEFINGLVSVNDRMVMLLDVDKLLKLDGVDGEDES, from the coding sequence ATGGAGCAGCAAGATTTGAAACAAGCCGAGAGCGATCTGCAATTTTTGAGTTTTACCCTGGGCCGGGAAGAATACGGTGTAGATATTCTGCGGGTGCAGGAAATCCGGAGCTGGGAACCGGTATCGAGGATTCCGAATGTGCCTGCCTACGAAAAAGGCGTGGTGAATTTGCGCGGCGCGATCGTGCCGATTATCGATTTGCGGGAGCGGTTCCAGTTGGGGCATAGCCCTTATACGCCGTTGACGGTGGTGGTGGTTTTGCAGGCCCGCGAGGCCGACAAGACCCGGATTATGGGAGTTGTGGTCGATTCGGTTTCCGATGTAGTGGATGTCAATCGAAAAAGCATTCAAAGCGCGCCTGATTTTGGCTCCAAAGTCAGTACCGAATTTATCAACGGTTTGGTTTCGGTCAACGACCGCATGGTCATGCTGCTGGATGTGGATAAATTATTAAAATTGGATGGCGTGGATGGTGAAGATGAAAGCTGA
- a CDS encoding methyl-accepting chemotaxis protein: MKLNHPVTDREVLMKPGTILVTRTNLKGVITYANDAFIEISGFSKDELIGSNHNVVRHPDMPSAAFADLWMCLKNGKPWTAPVKNRTKSGDYYWVEANVTPVFKNGKVQEYLSVRYAPSREQIAQAESLYEKLNANKASMRPKGLVAAIKKISEIGFWKKVAIIYLIFLLPTLNSIYGHYVEQKYLEMSLFLGLATFASVMGYMLINSVINAFEKAIGICYRMADEQFRNSIDLDRGDEIGDFYRALYGMQVKLNSDLAFSKQVASEAMRIKQALDNVQSCVMVANNDLDIIYMNKTVSEMFQNAQQDIRKQLPKFDASNLLGANIDQFHKNPGHQRQLLANLNATFSSALVIGDRHMNIVANPVRNDEKERIGVVVEWLDRTHEVKIEQEIAGIVEAVKAGELSSRIELADKRGFFEKLSEGINELTDVIENVFRDIGSTMQSMAAGDLTNRITSEYEGVYLNCKNDINATIDKLNEIFGQVSESAHFINNSSQEIASGNNNLSQRAEQQAANLEQTAASMEELTSTVKNNADNAQQANLVANNAKELAEKGGNVVKAAVSAMQEINESSNKIADIIGVIDEIAFQTNLLALNASVEAARAGEQGRGFSVVATEVRNLAQRSATAARESKELIQNSVQKVRAGTEFVNETGKALTEIVAGVKKVGDIVAQIADASVEQSAGIGQVNQAVAQMDEITQQNAALAEEASAASISMSDLSTNMVEMLAFFKTENNAGQHPVAQRGHAAGAMRTEPARTVSAPVSNSQPAFVARSNDMDDEWQDF, encoded by the coding sequence ATGAAACTCAATCACCCTGTGACTGATCGCGAAGTTCTGATGAAGCCGGGTACCATTTTGGTCACCCGTACCAATCTGAAAGGCGTCATTACCTATGCCAACGATGCATTTATAGAGATCAGCGGCTTTAGCAAGGACGAACTGATCGGCTCCAACCATAACGTTGTCCGCCATCCGGACATGCCGTCCGCCGCTTTTGCCGATTTGTGGATGTGTTTGAAGAACGGCAAGCCCTGGACCGCTCCGGTCAAGAATCGCACCAAATCCGGCGATTATTATTGGGTGGAAGCCAATGTCACGCCGGTATTCAAAAACGGCAAAGTGCAGGAATATCTGTCGGTACGCTATGCGCCGTCGCGAGAGCAAATTGCTCAGGCCGAGTCGCTTTACGAAAAGCTCAATGCCAACAAGGCCAGCATGCGCCCGAAAGGCTTGGTGGCAGCTATTAAAAAAATTTCGGAAATCGGGTTTTGGAAAAAAGTCGCAATTATCTATCTGATCTTCCTGCTACCGACCTTAAACTCCATCTACGGCCACTATGTCGAGCAAAAGTATTTGGAGATGTCCTTGTTTTTGGGGCTTGCTACCTTTGCTTCGGTAATGGGATATATGCTAATCAACAGTGTCATTAATGCATTTGAGAAGGCGATAGGTATTTGCTACCGGATGGCCGATGAGCAGTTTCGCAACTCTATCGATCTGGATCGCGGCGACGAAATTGGCGATTTCTATCGGGCGTTGTACGGTATGCAGGTAAAACTGAATTCCGATTTGGCCTTCTCCAAACAAGTCGCCTCCGAAGCGATGCGGATCAAGCAAGCGCTGGATAATGTGCAATCCTGCGTGATGGTCGCCAATAACGATTTGGACATCATTTACATGAATAAAACCGTGTCGGAGATGTTTCAAAATGCACAGCAAGATATTCGCAAACAATTGCCGAAATTCGATGCCAGTAACCTGCTGGGCGCCAATATCGACCAATTCCACAAAAATCCGGGCCATCAGCGCCAACTGCTGGCAAATCTGAACGCCACCTTCAGCTCGGCGCTGGTGATCGGCGACAGGCACATGAATATCGTTGCCAATCCGGTCAGAAACGACGAAAAAGAGCGCATCGGCGTCGTGGTCGAGTGGTTGGACCGGACCCACGAAGTGAAAATCGAACAGGAAATTGCCGGTATCGTCGAGGCCGTGAAGGCCGGCGAATTGTCGAGCAGGATCGAACTGGCCGACAAACGCGGCTTTTTCGAAAAACTCAGCGAGGGCATCAACGAACTGACCGATGTGATCGAAAACGTGTTTCGCGATATCGGCAGTACCATGCAAAGCATGGCCGCGGGGGATCTGACCAACCGGATTACCAGCGAATACGAGGGCGTCTATTTGAATTGCAAAAATGATATCAATGCCACCATCGATAAACTGAACGAAATCTTCGGCCAGGTCAGCGAGTCGGCTCACTTCATTAACAATTCTTCGCAAGAGATTGCCAGCGGAAACAATAATTTATCGCAACGTGCCGAGCAGCAGGCGGCCAATCTGGAACAAACCGCGGCGAGCATGGAAGAGCTGACCAGTACGGTGAAAAACAATGCCGACAACGCCCAGCAAGCGAATTTGGTGGCCAACAACGCCAAGGAGTTGGCGGAAAAGGGCGGCAATGTCGTCAAAGCGGCCGTCTCGGCGATGCAGGAAATCAACGAAAGCAGCAACAAAATCGCCGACATTATCGGCGTGATAGACGAGATCGCATTCCAGACCAATTTGCTGGCATTGAACGCTTCGGTGGAAGCGGCCCGCGCCGGCGAACAAGGTCGAGGCTTCTCCGTGGTTGCTACCGAGGTCAGAAATCTGGCGCAGCGCAGCGCGACCGCCGCCAGAGAAAGTAAGGAATTAATTCAGAACAGTGTGCAAAAGGTTAGGGCCGGTACCGAGTTCGTCAACGAAACCGGTAAGGCGTTGACCGAAATCGTCGCCGGCGTTAAGAAAGTCGGCGACATTGTGGCCCAAATCGCTGACGCCAGCGTCGAGCAGTCTGCCGGCATCGGTCAAGTCAACCAAGCCGTAGCGCAGATGGACGAAATCACCCAGCAAAATGCCGCGTTGGCCGAAGAAGCCTCGGCGGCCAGTATATCCATGAGCGATTTGTCCACCAATATGGTGGAAATGCTGGCGTTTTTTAAGACCGAGAACAATGCCGGCCAACATCCGGTCGCGCAGCGCGGGCACGCTGCCGGCGCGATGCGAACGGAGCCGGCTCGCACCGTTTCGGCTCCGGTATCCAATAGCCAACCGGCATTTGTCGCGAGATCGAACGATATGGACGACGAATGGCAGGATTTTTGA
- a CDS encoding chemotaxis protein CheW, with product MATNKQVEQFLTFELAGDAYGIDILKVQEIRGWEPIRKIPNAPAFVKGALNLRGTIVPIIDLRERFQMEKAEYTPVTVVIVLSIDTAAGASVMGVVADTVSDVLDIDPADIKQAPNLGTKINTEYMRGMYVGKKNMVMLLDVDRLLNPEEFIEFASLQ from the coding sequence ATGGCAACGAATAAACAGGTTGAACAGTTCCTGACGTTCGAGTTGGCCGGTGACGCTTACGGTATCGATATCTTGAAAGTCCAGGAAATCAGAGGCTGGGAACCGATCCGGAAAATTCCCAATGCTCCGGCTTTTGTCAAAGGCGCGCTGAATCTACGCGGAACGATTGTGCCGATTATCGATTTGCGCGAGCGGTTTCAGATGGAAAAAGCCGAGTATACGCCCGTTACCGTAGTGATCGTGTTGAGTATCGATACCGCGGCGGGTGCCAGCGTGATGGGCGTCGTGGCCGATACCGTTTCCGACGTATTGGATATCGATCCGGCGGATATAAAACAGGCGCCGAACTTGGGAACCAAAATCAACACCGAATACATGCGCGGCATGTATGTCGGAAAGAAGAATATGGTCATGCTATTGGATGTCGACAGGTTATTGAATCCTGAAGAGTTTATCGAGTTCGCCAGTTTGCAATGA
- a CDS encoding ParA family protein, giving the protein MKAKIIAVLNQKGGVGKTTTSVNLTHALARMGKTVTVIDLDPQSHLAVSLGVVAPQQGGIDEVMLADCGLQGRLLPVRKNLNLVVSGPRLQEIEQLSEGGSCRGDLLKKALVSCLLDQDFVFIDCPPSSGVLVANALFAADEILIPMTSDYLVLQGLSHLMGTIKKFEAALKRQYRFSLVMSRYIPTRRLSREVLELVKSYFPGKVLATPIRETALLAECPSFGKTIFEYRPGCRSARDFTELAKDFLENRVM; this is encoded by the coding sequence ATGAAGGCGAAAATCATAGCCGTGCTGAATCAAAAAGGCGGCGTCGGGAAAACCACGACCTCGGTGAATCTGACCCACGCCTTGGCCAGGATGGGCAAAACGGTGACGGTAATCGATTTGGATCCGCAAAGCCATTTGGCGGTATCCCTCGGAGTCGTTGCGCCGCAGCAGGGCGGTATCGACGAAGTCATGCTGGCCGATTGCGGGTTGCAGGGCCGGTTGTTACCAGTAAGAAAGAATCTGAATCTAGTCGTTTCCGGACCGCGCTTGCAAGAAATCGAACAACTCAGCGAAGGCGGTTCCTGCCGCGGCGATTTACTGAAAAAGGCTTTGGTGTCGTGCCTGTTGGATCAGGATTTCGTTTTTATCGACTGTCCGCCGTCTTCCGGCGTGCTGGTGGCCAATGCCTTGTTCGCCGCCGACGAGATTTTGATTCCGATGACCTCCGACTATCTGGTGCTGCAGGGCTTGTCGCATTTAATGGGGACTATCAAGAAATTCGAAGCCGCATTGAAACGGCAATATCGATTCTCGCTGGTGATGTCCCGCTACATTCCGACGCGGCGCTTGTCCAGAGAGGTATTGGAATTGGTCAAAAGCTATTTTCCCGGCAAAGTACTGGCGACACCGATCCGCGAGACCGCGTTGCTGGCCGAATGCCCGAGTTTTGGCAAGACTATTTTTGAGTATCGTCCAGGCTGTCGCTCGGCGCGGGATTTCACCGAACTGGCCAAGGACTTTTTGGAAAATAGGGTGATGTAA
- a CDS encoding STAS domain-containing protein, producing MAENGENSLIGYDPLAWMKADAGGEPSGVPVPAVEPAGNIALEPQLPDGAGNADADAESVDSASEPEPQAVGKGTVVLEPLSNIQGVASLHHTLMQMLNQYDALDIDASAVTSIDTSTLQLLVVLKCTAAGLQKVVAIDFPSEKFVEAAQLLGVSEMLEVDAAVSGFF from the coding sequence ATGGCTGAGAACGGCGAGAACAGTTTAATTGGCTACGATCCGCTGGCCTGGATGAAGGCTGACGCTGGCGGCGAGCCAAGCGGCGTACCGGTGCCGGCTGTCGAGCCAGCCGGCAACATCGCATTGGAGCCGCAGTTACCGGATGGCGCCGGTAATGCCGATGCCGATGCAGAGTCCGTAGACTCAGCATCCGAGCCTGAGCCCCAGGCGGTCGGCAAAGGGACAGTGGTGTTGGAGCCTTTATCCAATATTCAGGGTGTCGCCAGCTTGCACCATACGTTGATGCAGATGTTGAACCAGTATGACGCGCTGGATATCGATGCTTCAGCGGTTACCAGCATCGATACCTCGACGCTGCAATTGTTGGTGGTGTTGAAATGTACCGCCGCCGGTTTACAAAAGGTGGTGGCGATCGATTTTCCGTCCGAGAAATTTGTCGAGGCTGCGCAGTTACTGGGCGTGTCGGAAATGCTGGAAGTCGATGCAGCCGTGTCCGGCTTTTTTTAA
- a CDS encoding CheR family methyltransferase translates to MKDNIREFEYTQADFDILRKISNQHSGILVPDDKFDMFYSRLAKRLRLLGLASFKEYCQYLTDHPADEFTEFINSVTTNLTSFFRENHHFEYLTETVVPELLKKKAAVRQVKIWSAGCSTGEEPYSLAMALKESLPAGWDLKILATDLDTNVLATAANGVYSADRAAGISEQRLKRWFQKGRGRQANKVRVKPELRAAVTFRQLNLMRDWPMRGRFDVIFCRNVLIYFDRQTKTKLAERYASLLETGGYLFIGHSESLHQLDTAFEPIGNTIYRKTAK, encoded by the coding sequence ATGAAAGATAATATTCGCGAATTCGAATATACCCAGGCTGATTTCGATATTCTGCGAAAAATTTCCAATCAGCACTCGGGGATTTTGGTACCGGACGATAAGTTCGATATGTTTTATTCCCGGCTGGCGAAGCGGCTTAGGTTATTGGGGCTGGCTAGCTTCAAGGAATATTGCCAATATTTAACCGACCATCCCGCCGATGAATTTACCGAATTCATCAATTCCGTCACGACCAACCTGACTTCGTTCTTTCGGGAAAACCACCATTTCGAATATTTGACTGAAACGGTGGTGCCGGAGCTGTTGAAAAAGAAGGCTGCGGTAAGGCAGGTCAAAATCTGGTCGGCCGGGTGTTCGACCGGGGAGGAGCCTTACTCGTTGGCGATGGCGTTGAAGGAGAGTCTGCCGGCCGGTTGGGACCTGAAAATATTGGCCACCGATCTCGACACCAATGTGTTGGCAACGGCGGCCAATGGCGTTTACAGTGCCGATCGCGCCGCCGGCATTTCCGAGCAACGGCTGAAGCGCTGGTTTCAAAAAGGCCGCGGACGGCAAGCAAACAAGGTCAGAGTCAAGCCGGAATTGCGCGCGGCGGTCACGTTCAGACAACTGAACCTGATGCGGGACTGGCCGATGCGCGGCCGTTTCGATGTCATCTTTTGTCGAAACGTGCTGATTTACTTCGACCGGCAAACCAAAACCAAGCTCGCCGAACGCTATGCCAGCCTGCTCGAAACCGGCGGCTATCTTTTTATCGGCCATTCCGAATCGCTGCATCAGCTCGATACGGCCTTCGAACCCATCGGAAACACCATTTACCGGAAAACAGCCAAGTGA
- the cheD gene encoding chemoreceptor glutamine deamidase CheD, translating into MSLTHTLVKPPIAGFEGVNRYWDQENQIVAAKLMPGDYYVTSQDEMITTVLGSCVAACIRDCETGIGGMNHFMLPETSDSRLSARDEAVVGNALRYGNYAMEHLINTILQNGGKRKNLEVKLFGGGKIIASLSNVGARNVKFVLDYVDTEALKLVSHDLGDIYPRKVNFFPRSGRVRMKKIKDLHNQTIFLREKQYSYSIKDAPVEGSVELF; encoded by the coding sequence GTGAGTCTGACTCATACTTTAGTAAAACCGCCTATCGCCGGGTTCGAGGGGGTCAACCGCTACTGGGACCAAGAGAACCAAATCGTCGCCGCGAAATTGATGCCGGGCGACTATTACGTCACTAGCCAGGATGAAATGATCACGACGGTGCTCGGTTCCTGCGTCGCCGCTTGCATTCGCGATTGCGAAACCGGAATCGGCGGCATGAACCATTTCATGTTGCCGGAAACCAGCGATAGCCGGTTGAGCGCCCGCGATGAGGCTGTAGTGGGTAATGCATTGCGCTACGGCAACTATGCGATGGAGCACCTGATCAATACCATTCTGCAAAACGGCGGTAAACGGAAAAACCTGGAGGTCAAGTTGTTCGGCGGCGGCAAGATCATCGCTTCGCTGAGCAATGTCGGCGCCCGCAATGTGAAATTCGTCTTGGATTATGTCGATACCGAGGCGTTGAAGCTGGTTTCTCACGACTTGGGAGATATTTATCCGCGCAAAGTCAATTTCTTTCCGCGTAGCGGCCGCGTCAGAATGAAAAAGATCAAGGATCTGCATAACCAGACCATTTTCTTGCGCGAGAAACAATACAGTTACAGCATCAAGGACGCGCCGGTCGAAGGCAGCGTCGAGTTGTTTTAG